In Actinoplanes sp. NBC_00393, a single genomic region encodes these proteins:
- a CDS encoding response regulator transcription factor, with protein MSRLLVVEDDPDIALALRLLFSRAGYEVAHAADGRAGLKEAYAEHPDLVVLDVGLPEMDGWQVLERLRDVSDVPVLVLTAHGQEAEKVRGLRGGADDYLTKPFANNELLARVEALLRRSSSGQNSWASQVYDDGLVHLDPTKRRVYVKGDEKRLTPTEFRLLNALVRHAGAVLSPNQLLTQAWDDPTGIGQERVKFAVLRLRRKLGWSDPDESPIESVRGFGYRYRRPGGEA; from the coding sequence ATGAGTCGCCTTCTCGTGGTCGAGGACGACCCCGACATCGCACTCGCTCTCCGGTTGCTGTTCAGCCGGGCCGGATACGAGGTGGCACACGCCGCCGACGGCCGGGCCGGCCTGAAGGAGGCGTACGCCGAACATCCCGATCTGGTGGTGCTCGACGTCGGCCTGCCGGAGATGGACGGATGGCAGGTGCTCGAACGGCTTCGGGACGTGTCGGACGTACCGGTGCTGGTGCTCACCGCGCACGGCCAGGAAGCCGAGAAGGTGCGCGGCCTGCGCGGCGGCGCCGACGACTACCTGACCAAGCCGTTCGCCAACAACGAACTGCTGGCCCGGGTGGAGGCGCTGCTGCGTCGCTCCTCCAGCGGGCAGAACAGCTGGGCGAGCCAGGTCTACGACGACGGGCTCGTCCACCTCGACCCGACCAAGCGCCGGGTGTACGTCAAGGGCGACGAGAAGCGGCTCACCCCGACCGAGTTCCGCCTTCTCAACGCGCTGGTCCGGCACGCCGGCGCGGTGCTCAGCCCGAACCAGTTGCTGACCCAGGCCTGGGACGACCCCACCGGCATCGGTCAGGAGCGGGTGAAGTTCGCGGTGCTGCGGCTGCGCCGCAAGCTCGGATGGTCGGATCCGGACGAGTCGCCCATCGAGTCGGTGCGTGGATTCGGATACCGATACCGGCGTCCAGGTGGAGAAGCCTGA
- a CDS encoding UDP-N-acetylmuramate dehydrogenase, whose product MPDAFADHLTDTPPAPDDSLAAYTTLRLGGPAGTVTTAVHADEAVTAVRNASAQGRPVLILAGGSNVVVGDAGFAGEVLLLRTRGIEVVAEDAASVLVRVAAGEPWDDFVQYAVTSGWSGLECLSGIPGSAGATPIQNVGAYGQEVAHTIEAVSAYDRVDDEVRTMSPAECGFGYRSSVFKHSDRHLVLSVEFRLAKSPDSAPIRYAELARDLGASAGDRVPLQQARDTVLKLRAGKGMVLDPEDRDTWSVGSFFTNPVVSAEFFATLGEMPHWPAADGTVKIPAAWLIEQAGFPKGFAGAGVAISSKHTLALTNRGAGTTGALLDLARTIRDGVRDRFGVELHPEPVLINCAL is encoded by the coding sequence GTGCCCGACGCATTCGCCGATCATCTGACTGACACACCCCCGGCTCCGGACGACTCCTTGGCGGCGTACACGACGCTACGCCTCGGCGGGCCGGCCGGCACGGTGACCACGGCGGTACATGCGGATGAAGCGGTCACTGCCGTACGTAACGCCTCGGCTCAGGGCCGTCCGGTGCTGATTCTGGCCGGCGGGAGCAACGTCGTGGTCGGCGATGCCGGCTTCGCCGGCGAGGTGCTGCTGCTGCGCACCCGCGGGATCGAGGTGGTCGCCGAGGACGCGGCGAGCGTGCTGGTCCGGGTGGCAGCGGGGGAGCCCTGGGACGACTTCGTTCAGTACGCGGTGACGAGCGGATGGTCCGGACTCGAGTGCCTGTCCGGCATCCCCGGATCGGCCGGCGCCACCCCGATCCAGAACGTGGGGGCGTACGGGCAGGAGGTCGCGCACACCATCGAGGCGGTCTCGGCGTACGACCGGGTCGACGACGAGGTGCGCACGATGTCCCCGGCGGAGTGCGGCTTCGGCTACCGGTCCAGCGTGTTCAAGCACAGCGACCGGCACCTGGTCCTGTCCGTCGAATTCCGGCTGGCGAAGTCCCCTGACTCCGCCCCGATCCGGTACGCGGAACTGGCTCGTGACCTGGGCGCCTCGGCCGGTGACCGGGTGCCGCTGCAGCAGGCCCGGGACACCGTGCTGAAACTGCGCGCGGGCAAGGGCATGGTGCTCGACCCGGAGGACCGGGACACCTGGTCGGTCGGGTCGTTCTTCACCAACCCGGTGGTCTCCGCCGAGTTCTTCGCGACGCTCGGCGAGATGCCGCACTGGCCGGCGGCGGACGGCACCGTGAAGATCCCGGCCGCCTGGCTGATCGAGCAGGCCGGTTTCCCGAAGGGCTTCGCCGGCGCCGGGGTGGCCATCTCCAGCAAGCACACGCTGGCCCTGACCAACCGGGGCGCCGGCACCACCGGGGCGCTGCTCGACCTGGCGCGGACCATCCGGGACGGGGTCCGGGACCGGTTCGGCGTCGAGCTGCACCCGGAGCCGGTGCTGATCAACTGCGCCCTCTGA
- a CDS encoding LacI family DNA-binding transcriptional regulator, whose translation MTTRERPTLEAVARRAGVSRATVSRVVNGSTTVAATIREAVNRAVEELGYVPNQAARSLVTQRTDSIALILPETANRVFSDDLFFPAIIRGVGMELEAADKQLVLMMTGSEAGHHRVERYAVAGHVDGVMFASIHGADPLPGLLARRGIPVVCSGRPMTADPPVPYVDVDHAGGVAAAVHHLVTGGRRRIATIAGPQDMVAGVERLTGYHNALRAAGLPELVAQGDFTRESGIAAMRDLLDRDPTLDAVFAASDLMAHGALQTLRESGRRVPDDVAVIGFDDFEISRYSDPPLTTVRQPISDAGRTMARQMLRLIAGDPDVPASVVLPTELVIRASA comes from the coding sequence GTGACGACGCGGGAACGGCCGACCCTGGAAGCGGTTGCCCGGCGCGCCGGGGTTTCCCGAGCGACCGTGTCCCGTGTCGTCAACGGCTCGACCACGGTCGCGGCCACCATCCGGGAGGCCGTCAACCGGGCCGTCGAGGAACTCGGCTACGTGCCGAACCAGGCGGCCCGCAGCCTGGTCACCCAGCGCACCGACTCCATCGCCCTGATACTGCCGGAGACCGCGAACCGGGTCTTCTCCGACGACCTGTTCTTCCCGGCGATCATCCGCGGCGTCGGGATGGAACTCGAAGCCGCCGACAAACAGCTCGTCCTGATGATGACCGGCTCCGAAGCCGGTCATCATCGCGTCGAGCGGTACGCGGTCGCCGGCCACGTCGACGGCGTCATGTTCGCCTCGATCCACGGCGCCGACCCGCTGCCCGGCCTGCTGGCCCGGCGCGGCATCCCGGTGGTCTGCAGCGGCCGCCCGATGACCGCCGACCCGCCGGTGCCGTACGTCGACGTCGACCACGCCGGCGGAGTCGCCGCCGCGGTCCACCACCTGGTCACCGGCGGCCGCCGGCGGATCGCCACCATCGCCGGCCCGCAGGACATGGTCGCCGGCGTCGAACGCCTGACCGGCTACCACAACGCCCTGCGCGCCGCCGGCCTGCCCGAACTCGTGGCCCAGGGCGACTTCACCCGCGAGTCCGGCATCGCCGCCATGCGCGACCTGCTCGACCGCGACCCCACCCTGGACGCCGTCTTCGCCGCCTCCGACCTGATGGCCCACGGCGCGCTGCAGACCTTGCGCGAATCCGGACGCCGCGTCCCCGACGACGTCGCCGTGATCGGCTTCGACGACTTCGAGATCAGCCGCTACAGCGACCCGCCGCTCACCACCGTCCGCCAGCCGATCAGCGACGCCGGCCGCACGATGGCCCGCCAGATGCTGCGCCTGATCGCCGGCGATCCCGACGTCCCGGCCTCCGTCGTACTCCCCACCGAGCTGGTCATCCGCGCCTCAGCCTGA
- a CDS encoding 3-keto-5-aminohexanoate cleavage protein: MTGTLITVAPTGAESSKADVPALPVTLDELVATAKECEALGASIVHVHIRDADARPTLDQGRLRDTVAALRESTGLIVQLSSGGAVTDPEADRLAVLDAGPEMASCTMGTVNFGDDVFLNRWEFIVDLHTRMQQRGIVPEYEIFDLGQLTSLQRLLGKYGLPFGGHVHVDLVMGVPGGMPGTTAAVAACEQAIRDLPEGTTFSATGIGRSALPVILASLSAGGHLRVGMEDTLTYAKGRPVESNMQLVARAVAFAQLAQRPPYTPAQARDLLGVPAR; encoded by the coding sequence ATGACCGGGACCTTGATCACCGTCGCCCCGACCGGCGCGGAGAGCAGCAAGGCGGACGTGCCGGCTCTGCCAGTGACCCTGGATGAGCTCGTTGCCACCGCCAAGGAGTGCGAGGCGCTGGGCGCCTCGATCGTTCACGTGCACATCCGGGACGCTGACGCCCGGCCCACCCTGGATCAGGGCCGGCTGCGGGACACCGTCGCCGCCCTGCGCGAGTCCACCGGGCTGATCGTCCAGCTCTCCTCCGGCGGGGCGGTCACCGATCCGGAGGCGGACCGGCTGGCCGTGCTGGACGCCGGACCGGAGATGGCGTCCTGCACGATGGGTACGGTCAACTTCGGCGACGACGTCTTCCTGAACCGCTGGGAGTTCATCGTCGACCTGCACACCCGCATGCAGCAGCGCGGCATCGTGCCGGAGTACGAGATCTTCGACCTGGGCCAGCTCACCTCGTTGCAGCGGCTGCTCGGCAAGTACGGCCTGCCGTTCGGCGGACACGTCCACGTCGACCTGGTGATGGGCGTGCCGGGCGGGATGCCGGGCACCACCGCCGCGGTGGCCGCATGTGAGCAGGCGATCCGTGACCTGCCGGAGGGCACCACGTTCTCGGCGACCGGCATCGGGCGCAGCGCCCTGCCGGTGATCCTGGCGTCGCTCAGCGCGGGTGGGCACCTGCGGGTGGGGATGGAGGACACCCTCACGTACGCGAAGGGCCGCCCGGTCGAGTCGAACATGCAGCTGGTCGCGCGGGCTGTCGCCTTCGCGCAGTTGGCGCAGCGGCCGCCGTACACCCCGGCCCAGGCTCGTGACCTGCTCGGAGTGCCTGCCCGATGA
- a CDS encoding maleylpyruvate isomerase family mycothiol-dependent enzyme encodes MNRLHATKDFWLAALRADGPALWDAVAETGPEAAVPAGPDRTVADLAHHLTDLLRWVRATVARGVTDRPPVPEEPQSRPEWSESLDQLRRELTGTIETLEALDPDFPAWNWAPQPKRAVFWHRRVAHEISVHRWDAESAAGRATPIETKLAADGVGEVLDTWLPAGRRSGPTDLHGVVHLVATDAAHEWFVRLRGAGIALLDTGTILDSDDHHARAKATGTASDLQLALMGRKRPDQLALTGDPRLIQALRAG; translated from the coding sequence ATGAACAGGTTGCACGCGACGAAGGACTTCTGGCTGGCAGCGCTGCGCGCGGACGGGCCGGCCCTGTGGGATGCCGTCGCCGAGACCGGCCCGGAGGCGGCGGTGCCCGCCGGCCCGGACCGGACCGTTGCCGACCTCGCGCACCACCTGACCGATCTGCTGCGCTGGGTCCGCGCCACCGTCGCCCGCGGTGTCACCGACCGGCCACCGGTGCCGGAGGAGCCGCAGAGCCGCCCCGAGTGGTCCGAGTCGCTCGACCAGCTGCGCCGGGAGCTGACCGGCACGATCGAGACGCTGGAGGCGCTCGACCCGGACTTCCCGGCGTGGAACTGGGCGCCGCAGCCGAAACGCGCCGTCTTCTGGCACCGCCGGGTCGCCCACGAGATCTCGGTGCACCGCTGGGATGCCGAGTCCGCCGCCGGCCGGGCCACCCCGATCGAGACGAAACTGGCTGCCGACGGGGTCGGCGAGGTGCTGGACACCTGGCTGCCGGCCGGCCGCCGGTCCGGCCCGACCGATCTGCACGGCGTGGTCCACCTGGTCGCCACCGACGCCGCTCACGAGTGGTTCGTCCGGTTGCGCGGCGCCGGCATCGCGCTGCTGGACACCGGCACGATTCTCGACAGCGACGACCATCACGCCCGCGCGAAGGCCACCGGCACCGCGAGCGACCTCCAATTGGCCCTGATGGGCCGAAAACGCCCCGATCAACTCGCGCTCACCGGTGACCCCCGCCTCATTCAGGCTCTGCGGGCTGGTTGA
- a CDS encoding DUF2516 family protein: MAYSAPIFYTTVVGYVDLLVFLLSLVLQSVALIHCLTQRGAGFQALGTLPKGAWAAIIGVCLLITVLTLGSLLIISMIGVAAALIYLLDVRPGLKDLTDGKGFW; this comes from the coding sequence ATGGCCTACTCCGCGCCGATCTTCTACACGACAGTCGTCGGTTACGTCGACCTGTTGGTCTTCCTGCTGTCGCTGGTTCTCCAGTCGGTGGCACTGATCCACTGCCTCACCCAACGCGGCGCCGGTTTCCAGGCACTCGGCACCCTGCCGAAGGGCGCATGGGCGGCGATCATCGGCGTCTGCCTGCTGATCACCGTGTTGACCCTGGGGTCACTACTGATCATCAGCATGATCGGCGTCGCCGCGGCGCTCATCTACCTGCTCGACGTCCGCCCCGGCCTCAAGGATCTGACGGACGGCAAGGGCTTCTGGTGA
- the ygfZ gene encoding CAF17-like 4Fe-4S cluster assembly/insertion protein YgfZ, whose translation MVEDLDPNSADAGVSAHFGDPMREQRLLETAVGLVDRSNRDVIAVPGEERASWLHTLTTQHLSGLSAMTGTELLVLSPHGHVEQHAFVTEDGETAWLDTEPGAGAGLLKYLEMMRFFTKVEPRDASGELAVLSLVGPGAADLFPDLGEPRVGAVPGPKFAAGSVPSEPTSRYPVRAYEGGLARRVPLGVDLLIPREAKTAVIEKLGVARAGLWAYEAVRVAARAPRLGWETDHRTLPSEAGFLAGGVHLDKGCYRGQETVARVHHLGRPPRRLVLLHLDGVATDHPPARGTAVELDGRAVGFVGTAVRHHELGMIALAVVKRNVADDARLVVGESAAAIDG comes from the coding sequence ATGGTCGAAGACCTCGACCCCAACTCCGCCGATGCGGGCGTGTCGGCCCACTTCGGCGACCCGATGCGTGAGCAGCGCCTGCTGGAGACCGCGGTCGGCCTCGTCGACCGGTCGAACCGGGACGTCATCGCCGTGCCCGGCGAGGAGCGGGCGAGTTGGCTGCACACGCTGACCACGCAGCATCTGTCCGGTCTGTCGGCCATGACCGGCACCGAACTGCTCGTGCTCTCCCCGCACGGGCACGTGGAGCAGCACGCGTTCGTCACCGAGGACGGCGAGACCGCCTGGCTGGACACCGAGCCCGGCGCGGGTGCCGGGCTGCTGAAGTACCTGGAGATGATGCGGTTCTTCACCAAGGTGGAGCCGCGTGACGCGAGCGGTGAGCTGGCGGTGCTGTCGCTGGTCGGGCCGGGTGCCGCCGATCTCTTTCCGGACCTGGGGGAGCCCCGGGTGGGCGCGGTGCCGGGCCCGAAGTTCGCTGCCGGGTCCGTTCCGTCCGAGCCGACGAGCCGCTATCCGGTACGGGCATACGAAGGCGGACTGGCCCGTCGAGTGCCGCTCGGGGTGGACCTCCTGATTCCCCGCGAGGCGAAAACGGCGGTCATCGAGAAGCTCGGTGTGGCGCGGGCCGGGCTCTGGGCGTACGAGGCGGTTCGGGTGGCCGCCCGCGCGCCGCGACTCGGCTGGGAGACCGACCACCGGACCCTTCCGTCCGAGGCGGGTTTCCTCGCCGGTGGCGTGCACCTGGACAAGGGTTGCTACCGCGGCCAGGAGACGGTCGCCCGGGTGCATCACCTGGGCCGCCCGCCGCGCCGTCTGGTCCTGCTCCACCTGGACGGGGTCGCCACCGACCACCCGCCGGCCCGGGGCACCGCGGTCGAGCTGGACGGCCGGGCGGTCGGTTTCGTCGGCACCGCGGTCCGTCACCACGAGCTCGGCATGATCGCTCTGGCCGTGGTGAAGCGCAATGTCGCGGATGACGCGAGGCTCGTCGTGGGGGAGTCGGCGGCGGCCATCGACGGGTGA
- a CDS encoding CAP domain-containing protein, producing the protein MFDLVVRRVAMLAATPVLFVLAAPAVAHGPIVPPRPSLVPPPDAAPRIPATVPTPEATSVARQRAHSMMVQVARLTNQERQAAGCPALSTDRELITASLRQSWYMARTRLFSHVWRDGSDFVSRSRAAGYRQPAGENIAWGYRSATDVVDAWMKSPGHRANILNCGAKSIGTGVAYSADGTPYYTQVFGWE; encoded by the coding sequence GTGTTCGACCTGGTGGTACGACGTGTCGCCATGCTCGCGGCGACGCCGGTCCTGTTCGTCCTGGCCGCCCCGGCGGTGGCTCACGGCCCGATCGTCCCGCCCCGGCCCTCTCTCGTACCGCCACCGGACGCCGCACCCCGCATCCCGGCGACAGTGCCCACGCCCGAAGCGACCTCGGTGGCCCGGCAGCGGGCCCACTCGATGATGGTCCAGGTGGCACGCCTGACCAACCAGGAACGTCAGGCGGCCGGCTGTCCCGCGCTCTCGACCGACCGCGAGCTGATCACCGCGTCGCTGCGGCAGAGCTGGTACATGGCCCGGACCCGGCTGTTCAGCCATGTCTGGCGGGACGGCTCGGACTTCGTCAGCCGCAGCCGGGCCGCGGGCTACCGGCAGCCCGCCGGGGAGAACATCGCCTGGGGCTACCGCAGCGCGACCGACGTGGTCGACGCGTGGATGAAGAGCCCGGGCCACCGGGCCAACATCCTCAACTGCGGTGCGAAATCCATCGGTACGGGTGTCGCGTACTCGGCCGACGGCACGCCGTACTACACCCAGGTGTTCGGGTGGGAGTAG
- a CDS encoding asparaginase, which translates to MIVAEVVRSGFVESVHHGIVAFTSGDGVGDVESPFFPRSSAKPLQTVGMLNCGLVPRDEADLALMCGSHDGERFHVERARDILAAVGLGPEALRCTADLPLGSVTREAWLRAGGEAEPILMNCSGKHAGMLATCVVNGWPLDSYLDPKHPLQVALAETVAELAGEPVAATGVDGCGAPVLAISPRGLALAFRRLVEAEPGSPERRVADAMRAFPALVAGTGTDDTVLMSAVPGLLVKKGADGVAAAAMPGVGAVAVKISDGSARARTPVLLAALHRLGIAVPQMAEVILGGGRPVGEVRAVF; encoded by the coding sequence ATGATCGTTGCAGAGGTCGTCCGCTCCGGCTTCGTGGAGAGCGTCCACCACGGCATCGTCGCGTTCACCAGCGGTGACGGCGTCGGCGACGTCGAGAGCCCGTTCTTCCCCCGTTCCTCGGCGAAACCGTTGCAGACGGTCGGGATGCTCAACTGCGGTCTCGTGCCGCGCGACGAGGCTGACCTGGCCCTGATGTGCGGCAGCCACGACGGCGAGAGGTTCCACGTGGAACGCGCGCGGGACATCCTGGCCGCGGTCGGGTTGGGCCCGGAGGCGCTGCGGTGCACGGCGGATCTGCCGCTCGGTTCCGTGACGCGCGAGGCCTGGCTGCGCGCCGGCGGGGAAGCCGAGCCGATCCTGATGAACTGCTCCGGCAAGCACGCCGGGATGCTCGCCACCTGTGTCGTCAACGGGTGGCCGCTCGATTCGTACCTCGATCCCAAGCACCCGTTGCAGGTCGCGCTCGCCGAGACGGTGGCCGAACTGGCCGGTGAGCCGGTCGCCGCGACCGGCGTGGACGGGTGCGGCGCGCCGGTCCTCGCGATCTCTCCGCGCGGGCTGGCCCTCGCGTTCCGGAGGCTCGTCGAGGCGGAGCCGGGCAGCCCGGAGCGCCGGGTTGCCGACGCCATGCGGGCGTTTCCGGCGCTCGTGGCGGGCACGGGCACGGATGACACCGTGCTGATGAGCGCGGTGCCGGGCCTGCTGGTGAAGAAGGGCGCGGACGGCGTGGCCGCGGCAGCGATGCCGGGAGTCGGAGCGGTGGCGGTCAAGATCTCGGATGGGAGTGCGCGTGCGCGTACCCCGGTGTTGCTTGCTGCTCTGCATCGGCTCGGCATCGCTGTGCCGCAGATGGCCGAGGTGATTCTGGGCGGAGGTCGTCCGGTCGGTGAGGTTCGCGCGGTCTTCTGA
- a CDS encoding EI24 domain-containing protein, producing MNGDQAQAPATVVRQFLTGVGLLARGLSLVLRSPRLLLLGLLPALLAGIIYIAALVVLIRFLPDISEQVTWFADGWSAWLRDTVQVLAGAGVLGLSVLLGILTFTAVTLLIGDPFYEKISELVEDRFGGVPDEVEISLLRSLRRSLADSLRLIGISILIAIPLFLLGLLPFIGQTVIPVLGGAIGGWILALELTGVPFQRRGQRLRHRRVALAANKPLTLGFGAAVFATFLIPLGAIFLMPAAIAGATLLARRTLGKPIEITTTPSL from the coding sequence GTGAACGGAGATCAGGCTCAGGCACCGGCGACCGTGGTACGGCAGTTCCTCACCGGCGTCGGCCTGCTCGCCCGGGGACTGAGCCTGGTCCTGCGCAGCCCACGCCTGCTCCTGCTGGGCCTGCTGCCGGCCTTGCTCGCCGGCATCATCTACATCGCCGCGCTGGTCGTGCTGATCCGGTTCCTGCCGGACATCTCCGAGCAGGTCACCTGGTTCGCCGACGGCTGGTCCGCCTGGCTGCGCGACACCGTCCAGGTGCTGGCCGGCGCCGGTGTGCTCGGCCTGTCCGTACTGCTCGGCATCCTGACGTTCACCGCGGTCACCCTGCTGATCGGCGACCCGTTCTACGAGAAGATCTCCGAGCTGGTCGAGGACCGCTTCGGCGGCGTACCCGACGAGGTGGAAATCAGCCTCCTGCGCTCCCTGCGCCGCAGCCTCGCCGACTCGCTCCGGCTGATCGGCATCTCGATCCTGATCGCGATCCCACTGTTCCTGCTCGGCCTGCTGCCGTTCATCGGCCAGACCGTCATCCCGGTCCTCGGCGGCGCCATCGGCGGCTGGATCCTCGCCCTCGAACTCACCGGCGTCCCGTTCCAGCGACGCGGCCAGCGCCTCCGTCACCGCCGGGTGGCGCTCGCCGCCAACAAGCCACTCACGCTCGGCTTCGGCGCCGCCGTCTTCGCCACGTTCCTGATCCCGCTCGGCGCGATCTTCCTGATGCCCGCGGCCATCGCCGGCGCCACCCTGCTGGCGCGCCGCACGCTGGGCAAGCCCATCGAGATCACCACAACACCCTCCCTCTGA
- a CDS encoding GH1 family beta-glucosidase, translating into MTATVTSTSAQPAPAGISFPDGFVWGAATASYQIEGAAREDGRGPSIWDTFSRTPGKVHAGHTGDVACDHYHRYADDVAIMADLGLASYRFSVAWPRIQPDGTGPVNIRGLDFYDRLTDELLGKGIDPVVTLYHWDLPQTLEDRGGWTNRETAEAFAEYAQIVYARLGDRVGTWTTLNEPWCSAYLGYGSGIHAPGVQNPASALTAVHHLNLAHGLAARALRSAGARSISITLNPCEVSPLDPDSSADRAAAKLIDGLANRIFLDPLLRGQYPADVLEHIARLTDLAHIKDGDEAIINAPLDVLGINFYTPSYVSAKPGHPGALDYPGSDGIAFRRPVGPVTDMGWQIEPASLTRLLTRIHRDYPGTPLLITENGAAYPEGPTENGEVHDLRRIEYIDAHLRACHDAVAAGVDLRGYFAWSLMDNFEWAEGYAKRFGIVHVDYTTQQRVLKDSAKWYREVIRRNGLE; encoded by the coding sequence ATGACGGCAACCGTCACGTCCACGTCGGCGCAGCCGGCCCCCGCGGGGATCTCCTTCCCTGACGGATTCGTCTGGGGCGCGGCCACCGCGTCGTACCAGATCGAGGGCGCGGCGCGGGAGGACGGTCGCGGCCCGTCCATCTGGGACACCTTCAGCCGTACGCCGGGCAAGGTGCACGCCGGCCACACCGGCGACGTCGCGTGCGACCACTACCACCGGTACGCCGACGACGTCGCGATCATGGCGGATCTGGGACTGGCCTCGTACCGGTTCTCGGTCGCCTGGCCGCGCATCCAGCCCGACGGCACCGGCCCGGTCAACATCCGGGGCCTCGACTTCTACGACCGGCTCACCGACGAGCTGCTCGGCAAGGGCATCGACCCGGTGGTGACCCTCTACCACTGGGACCTGCCGCAGACGCTCGAGGACCGCGGCGGCTGGACCAACCGGGAGACCGCCGAGGCGTTCGCCGAGTACGCGCAGATCGTCTACGCCCGTCTCGGCGACCGGGTCGGCACCTGGACCACGCTGAACGAGCCGTGGTGCTCGGCGTACCTGGGGTACGGCTCCGGCATCCACGCGCCCGGCGTGCAGAACCCGGCGTCGGCCCTCACCGCCGTACACCACCTGAACCTGGCCCACGGCCTGGCCGCCCGCGCCCTGCGCTCGGCCGGCGCCCGCAGCATCAGCATCACGCTGAACCCGTGCGAGGTTTCCCCGCTCGACCCGGACAGCTCGGCCGACCGCGCCGCCGCCAAGCTGATCGACGGCCTGGCGAACCGGATCTTCCTGGACCCGCTGCTGCGCGGCCAGTACCCGGCCGACGTTCTGGAGCACATCGCCCGGCTCACCGACCTGGCCCACATCAAGGACGGCGACGAGGCGATCATCAACGCCCCGCTCGACGTGCTGGGCATCAACTTCTACACCCCGTCGTACGTGTCGGCGAAGCCCGGCCACCCTGGTGCGCTGGACTACCCGGGCAGTGACGGCATCGCGTTCCGCCGGCCGGTCGGCCCGGTCACCGACATGGGCTGGCAGATCGAGCCGGCCTCACTGACCCGGCTGCTCACCCGCATCCACCGGGACTACCCGGGCACCCCGCTGCTGATCACCGAGAACGGCGCGGCGTACCCGGAGGGCCCGACCGAGAACGGCGAGGTCCACGACCTGCGGCGCATCGAGTACATCGACGCCCACCTGCGCGCCTGCCACGACGCGGTAGCGGCCGGAGTGGATCTGCGGGGATACTTCGCCTGGTCCCTGATGGACAACTTCGAATGGGCCGAGGGGTACGCGAAGCGCTTCGGTATCGTGCACGTCGACTACACGACGCAGCAGCGTGTGCTCAAGGACAGCGCGAAGTGGTACCGCGAGGTGATCCGGCGTAACGGCCTGGAGTAA
- a CDS encoding alpha/beta fold hydrolase: protein MRGRFGPPPPDGGPRLQRADRTGPRTGRPTLPGPATELVTLPSGVRLEQLITGAGDPVTVFAHGLAGDIAGTRPLGSAVAGRRAFFHFRGHGRSDVPPGPWSFEDLTAELRGVADLAGATRALGVSMGAAALCRLLGETPDRFERVVLYLPAPLDGKRPAAAVERLQRLLASVESGEAAMIAEAVEQEMPAAVRNTPAGWSHLRQRVAQLQQDGLAVELESIWERPAMADESLLRAFRGRALVIGCLGDEVHPVGWAERLAELLPDAELEVFDRPAVLWNSRRELRDRISTFLNAAG, encoded by the coding sequence GTGAGGGGCCGGTTCGGTCCGCCTCCGCCGGACGGTGGCCCACGCTTGCAGCGCGCCGATCGGACCGGGCCGCGAACCGGTCGCCCCACGTTGCCGGGTCCGGCCACCGAGCTGGTCACTCTGCCTTCCGGCGTACGCCTGGAGCAGCTGATCACCGGCGCCGGTGACCCGGTGACCGTCTTCGCACACGGGCTCGCCGGCGACATCGCCGGCACCCGCCCGCTGGGCAGCGCGGTCGCCGGCCGCCGGGCCTTCTTCCACTTCCGCGGGCACGGCCGCTCCGATGTGCCGCCCGGCCCCTGGTCCTTCGAGGACCTGACGGCCGAGCTGCGCGGCGTGGCCGACCTGGCCGGGGCGACCCGTGCGCTCGGGGTCAGCATGGGTGCGGCCGCGCTCTGCCGTCTGCTCGGCGAGACGCCGGACCGTTTCGAGCGCGTCGTGCTCTACCTGCCCGCCCCGCTCGACGGCAAGCGCCCCGCGGCCGCGGTCGAACGCCTGCAGCGATTGCTCGCCTCGGTGGAGTCCGGCGAGGCGGCGATGATCGCTGAGGCGGTCGAGCAGGAGATGCCGGCGGCGGTGCGCAACACCCCGGCCGGGTGGAGCCACCTGCGACAGCGGGTGGCCCAGCTGCAGCAGGACGGCCTGGCGGTGGAACTCGAGTCGATCTGGGAACGGCCGGCCATGGCGGACGAGTCGCTGCTGCGTGCGTTCCGCGGGCGGGCGTTGGTGATCGGGTGCCTGGGGGACGAGGTGCATCCGGTCGGCTGGGCGGAGCGGCTGGCCGAGTTGTTGCCTGATGCTGAGCTCGAGGTCTTTGACCGGCCGGCGGTGCTCTGGAACAGTCGCCGGGAGCTGCGCGACCGAATCTCCACATTCCTCAACGCAGCCGGCTGA